Proteins encoded in a region of the Lentisphaerota bacterium genome:
- a CDS encoding 50S ribosomal protein L7/L12, whose product MSDTNPKFDEFVTWIEGLTVLELSKLVKTLEERLGVSAAAPVAAAAAPAAAAAVVEEKTEFDVILVDAGANKIGAIKEVRTITGLGLKDAKDLVEGAPKTVKAGVTKEEAAKLKEQLEKAGAKVDVK is encoded by the coding sequence ATGAGCGATACCAATCCGAAGTTTGATGAATTTGTCACCTGGATCGAGGGCCTGACGGTCCTCGAGCTGTCCAAGCTGGTGAAAACCCTCGAAGAGCGTCTGGGTGTGAGCGCCGCTGCTCCCGTGGCTGCCGCCGCCGCCCCCGCCGCCGCCGCCGCCGTGGTGGAAGAGAAGACCGAGTTTGACGTCATCCTCGTGGATGCCGGCGCGAACAAGATCGGCGCCATCAAGGAGGTGCGCACGATCACCGGTCTGGGCCTGAAGGACGCCAAGGACCTTGTCGAGGGCGCGCCGAAGACTGTGAAGGCCGGCGTGACCAAGGAAGAGGCGGCCAAGCTGAAGGAACAGCTTGAAAAGGCCGGCGCAAAAGTTGACGTGAAGTAA
- a CDS encoding 50S ribosomal protein L10: MRAEKESILEEVTTRLQEADFAFVMNYGGLQVAELTALRTTLAPLKSRVMVVKNTYLGKATQSLGWEDVTPYLTGPTAMVTGTGDVAEVAKMLVAFIKTHDKASVKGACLDGKRLTAGDVDALTTIPPRRVLYAMVAGTLAAPMSQLVGVFSQKVCSLLYVLKAIEDKKNNAA, from the coding sequence ATGAGAGCTGAAAAAGAATCCATTCTTGAGGAAGTCACCACGCGTCTGCAGGAAGCGGATTTCGCGTTCGTGATGAATTACGGCGGTCTGCAGGTCGCGGAACTGACGGCGCTGCGCACGACGCTCGCGCCGTTGAAGTCCCGCGTCATGGTTGTCAAAAACACCTATCTCGGCAAGGCGACCCAGTCGCTGGGCTGGGAGGACGTGACGCCTTATTTGACGGGTCCGACGGCGATGGTGACCGGAACCGGCGATGTCGCCGAGGTCGCCAAGATGTTGGTCGCGTTCATCAAGACGCACGACAAGGCCTCAGTCAAGGGCGCCTGCCTCGACGGCAAGCGCCTCACAGCTGGCGATGTTGACGCGTTGACCACGATTCCGCCCCGGCGCGTGTTGTACGCCATGGTGGCGGGAACACTGGCTGCGCCGATGTCGCAATTGGTTGGCGTGTTCAGCCAGAAGGTGTGCAGCCTGCTGTACGTCTTGAAGGCGATCGAAGACAAGAAGAACAACGCGGCGTAA
- a CDS encoding 50S ribosomal protein L1: MAKHGKQYRSIKEKAPTAPVTLEQAVAFIKANPAAKFDETVELALRLGVDTSKSDQTVRGTVSLPNGTGKKLRVIVFAAGAQADAARAAGADEAGYDDLIEKVKSGWTDFDVAISTTDAMKEVRKLGRVLGPRGLMPNPKTGTVTDDVGPAVTAAKGGKVEFRMDRNGNVCVLCGKRSFDADKIVGNVHAVLEALRAERPAGAKGTFFRSCTLCSTMGVGVRVDIKE, from the coding sequence ATGGCAAAGCATGGAAAACAGTATCGCAGCATCAAGGAGAAGGCCCCCACGGCTCCGGTGACTCTGGAGCAGGCGGTGGCGTTCATCAAGGCCAACCCGGCGGCGAAGTTCGACGAAACGGTCGAGCTGGCCTTGCGGCTGGGCGTGGACACATCGAAATCCGATCAGACCGTGCGGGGCACGGTGAGTCTGCCGAACGGCACGGGCAAGAAGCTGCGCGTGATCGTCTTCGCGGCGGGTGCCCAGGCCGACGCCGCGCGGGCCGCAGGCGCCGACGAGGCGGGTTATGACGACCTGATCGAGAAAGTCAAGAGCGGCTGGACCGATTTTGATGTGGCGATTTCGACGACCGACGCGATGAAGGAGGTCCGCAAGCTCGGGCGCGTCCTCGGTCCCCGCGGCCTGATGCCCAACCCCAAGACCGGCACGGTTACCGACGATGTCGGCCCGGCGGTGACGGCGGCCAAGGGCGGCAAGGTCGAGTTTCGCATGGACCGCAACGGCAACGTGTGCGTGCTCTGCGGCAAGCGGAGTTTCGACGCCGACAAGATCGTCGGCAACGTGCATGCGGTTTTGGAAGCCCTTCGGGCGGAGCGGCCGGCCGGCGCCAAGGGCACCTTCTTCCGTTCCTGCACGCTGTGTTCGACGATGGGTGTCGGCGTCCGCGTCGACATCAAGGAGTAA